The Dasypus novemcinctus isolate mDasNov1 chromosome 24, mDasNov1.1.hap2, whole genome shotgun sequence sequence ttttattgcTTAGTATTTAAATTCTATTAAATTTATAATTGTTGCTTTAGAAAATCtagcaagcaaaacaaaattattaGTGAAGCATAAAAGTTTATAGATATAGTAAAGTTGACGTAAGTAACGTGCATATACGCCTTAAAGAAGAGAAGATGAATGACTGGTTTTGGATCTTTTGTCATTATCCAAGAATAGCAAGTATAACAtggtaaaagctttgttttttctgGTTGGTACAATCCCAAATTAAGCTATCCTTTATAAGggaaaacattttcttatttaatttaaaacttgaggagtttttttttgtttgtttgtttctttttatttatcttccccccttcccccgcgttgtctgctctctatgtccattcactgcgcgttcttcagtgtctgcttgtattcttgtcattcGGCGCTGGGAAACTGTcccttttttgttacatcatcttgctgtgtcagctctccatgtgtgcggcaccacactgggcgggctgtacttttttttcacacggggaggctctccttgcgaggcagcactgtgcatgggccagctcaccacacaagtcaggaggccctgggtatagaaccctggaccctccatatgataggcagatgctctatcagttgagccacgacTGCTTCCCAAAACTTGGAGATTTTGTAGGTGAAATTTTAATGGCATATATTACTGAATATTGATCACTTAATTTTGAGATAGGAGAACAAAAATCTTTTAATAATAATTCTATTATGAAGAAGTGTACTGTGTGAATACAGCAGCCCTCAGCATGTCCTAGGCCTTAAGAAAGGAACTTGGAAACTGGGGAGATGATCTACTCCTGGGCATGGCTCTGAGCATACACTATACGTGGAAAAAAGTCCAGCAACTCAGGAGGCACTTCTTTCCAGGTTTTAGGGTAGCAAGGGCTGTATCACTTTTCCCCACATAGTATTGATGGatggtttatttttatatgcatcatatattttaaaaatttgctatttGAGATTAATAGTGATTTTAGCtcagattttctaattttcttactGGATGGTAAGTATACCTTAACAGTTTTAAGTGTATGCCCATTTAAAACCAaaagttattattttatatttgtcacGATAAAAATTACAagcctctttctcatttcttttcttgataTAGGCCTCAGGAGTGCAAGTTGCCGATGAAGTGTGTCGCATTTTTTATGACATGAAAGTTCGGAAGTGCTCTACaccagaagaaatcaagaaaaggaagaaggctGTCATCTTTTGTCTCAGTGCAGACAAAAAGTGCATCATTGTAGAAGAAGGCAAAGAGATCTTAGTTGGAGATGTAGGGGTGACCATAACCGATCCCTTCAAGCATTTTGTGGGAATGCTTCCTGAAAAAGATTGTCGCTATGCTTTGTATGATGCAAGCTTTGAAACCAAGGAATCCAGAAAGGAGGAGTTGATGTTTTTTTTGTGGTAAGGATTGCTAGAAGTATTGGGTCTCTGTAAAACTCATAGTTAGTCTCTTATTGTCAGCACTTGGAGAACCCTGGGACCAAACTAATTTGCATTCAAACCCGagttatttaattttgtttacatGGTTTTATAAGGTCTTGGCTGTTCCGTGTTTGTGGGGCCAACACTAAACATTAACCACTGTTTGTCTGCTTGAGAGAACATGACTTTCAGTCACTGATTTTGGGGAAAGTGATGGGGAGGGGGACAGATTTCTGTGAAGTCCCTGAACTTATTATTTGTATACTAAAATTTCTGTCTCAGAATTCTTCCTGAAATACTGGGAAGGGTGTTCACCTCATTCAAATCCAGCCTCTCCAACCTGCCATGCCAGGAATCTACCTCCCCCCTTGAACACCCAGCCTTTACTTGTGCCTCAGTGGTTGCTCCTTCCGAAGAAGCTGGTGTTGCCATTGCCTCCTGCGGTGATCTGTTCTGCAGCCATGCTGTCCAGGAGGGTAGCTGCTAGCCACCTACCAGAGCGAAACGAAATGAAAATTCTATTTCTCAGTTGAATTTGCCTTGTTTTCAAGTGCTTATAACTACCTGTGACTTCATTGGAAGGCCAGATAGAGAGTGTTGCCATCACGGCAGAAAATTCTCTTGGACAGCATTGCTCTGAACATTGAAAAGTGTGCTGTAGAGTGATTTACATGGCCTTCTTCTTGAAAGCCCCTTTAAATGAGTTATTCAGACCTTTTCAAGTAGGTTAATATTTGAGATTAAATTTCAATTTAAGGTCATACCTCTGCCTACATAAGCATAATGGTAGATGCGACTTAAAATGAGCACATTGCTGATATGAAAGAAGGTGCCCTCATtaaattttattccttctttgcACCTGATATTGCGTTAAAGCCTGGGAAAATGTCTGTGAATAAAACAGGTAAAGCCCCTGCCCTTCTGGAGTTTATAGCTGAGTGTCAGATAACGGCACCTAAAGGTTTAGGCTTTTATAATTAATTGGTGACTAGCTCTTTCATTTACACTACTTTCCCCTGGCTTTTTATACTCTTTTCCACTATTAAAATTATACATCCTTAATAAagaacatttggaaaataaaagtagaaagtTGTTCATATGGTGGTTTGTTTTGCACTATTTTTTGAGAAAAGCTGAGAAAACCTCATAGGAGTTTTCCATACCAAACTGAGCTCTGTCTAGGGCCCAGGGAAAGGTTCTTACTtttagaagtatttttaaaatctggtgaGAGTGAAATCAGAACAGCCAATGCTGTTTTGTGCCCCTGACCTATTTGCACAAGAAGAGTACTTACTTAATTTTGCAGTTCAAAGCGTCTGACAGATGAGAGGTGGTTAGTTTTGTTTCCCTCCTTTGACGTTGGGAGGAACAAGATCTGAGAGACAGACTGCCCTTTTCCAGGGCCCCAAGCATAGAATCTCTGCTCATTTGGGTAGGGGGTAAACCAGGTGAGGCCTATGCACCAGCCCGCAATTTAATTACTGCTGCATGTCCTAGGAATCTGGCTGAAGAATGGGCTtattaaatgctttaaaatatttagttaCCCTCCTTATTCTCTTTGATATTTCAGTAGTATGGAGTGGAAGCAGGCTTGATGGTGTAGAGATGAGTTAGAGTAGGATGAGGTTAGAGTAGGTTAGAGTAGGATGAGGTTTTTCTTTGCATTatcaacatttttggtatttttcaatATTGCTGGTGAAGAAAGTGGTGAAGGATAAACTGTGCTTCCAGTATTTGTTCAAGAAGAGGAAGTCACTCAAACTTCAGTAAATACAAGATAATAGTAATATTGGCAGTTAAGCATAATGTTGAGTTGCCAAACATTTAGCTCAAAAAAGGAAATTCTTGTGAAAGCCCAATTTAGAATCTTGTGATTATGGGTGTGGACTTAATACTTTTTAAAGAGGTTAATTAATTGAACCTGATTTTGACTCATTTTATTGTACATGTTTTGTTAGACTAAGATGGAAAGCAAGTACTCATGTGGTCAAATTTTCCTATTGGAATAGATAAATGAAGGGACTGGGAAGGGGTACTAAGGAGACTTAACTTTATTTGTaatatatccttaaaaaaaaaaaaactatttgaagtaaaaaaaaaaaaagccaaaatacTAGCAACTAGTGAATGTTACTTCTGGATGGCAGCTATTTGACTTTTAGATTATTCTCTGTCCTTTTTcttgtattttgaatttttttccaattagaaaaatgtcaaaaaccTTGTATAAATATGGCCATCATGATCTCACGCCTTtttagaaacaatttttttttttttttttgtaatttgaaAGATAAAGAATCAGGTAATACAGAGAATTATCTGGTGGTGTTTCTTTTACTACAGCCACATTAATTTGTTTTTAGCCAGTGGTTCTGTACTTTTTCCACCCTGGTCAACCTGTGAGGTTCTATATTTGCCCGTCCATAGTAGTTATTCTTTGAGGAGACGGGTAAATAGAAGTGCGTTGTTAGAAAATATTTCCTAGAAGACTCAAGGGCCCTCCCCCATCACCTATAGACATGCCTAACAAGATTTAAAATTGTACTTTGTTTAAAccagttttcccttttttttttttttttggcaactcTCCCTGCAGGGCACCAGAACTAGCACCTCTGAAAAGTAAAATGATCTATGCGAGCTCCAAGGATGCAATCAAAAAGAAATTTCAAGGTATGGTCTAGATTTATCTCCAGATGTGTAAGGGTATGGCGAAGCAGCTGGAATGGGGGCTGCTGCTTTTCCAAGCAGCACATTGTTTTCTTTGGGGATCCTTGGGCATAAAGGGAGGCGCTGCCCATTTTAAGTGAGAAAATGGAAGGGTGGACCCGGGTTTCCGGGGTCTTCGGGCTGCCCTGGGTCTGGAGTGCACGTGTTTAATAGAACCTCTGAGCCCCGAACACAAACGACTCACCCGGGCAAGCTCCTTTTCACCTGGTTTTCTCACATAGTGGGTGGAGACGAATTGGCTTCTGTTGGTCATACTTAATCCATTTGCTGTTGCCTTTGGATGTAGTTGATAGAACAAGGTCTCAAAGGATTGTTCATAAATGGGGAGAGAGAGTCTATGCTAACTTTCCTCTAAACTAGATTTTGATTTTAAGTAATTGTCTCATCTGTGTTTAAAGGAAGCTGTGCCCAGTCTGAGCTGGCCAGTTTCATTTTACTTGCTGCTGGGTAATTGGGGTCCTGATGTGATGGCCTTGCCATGCTTACTACCTCCAGCCTGGAGGAAGTGTTGGGATGATGGAATGAGCACCGGGCAGATACCCAAAGACCTGGGGTGAGGCTAAGCTCATGGTAACTGCTGTGTGAGTGGGTCCAGAGTGCTGAACCTCTCTGGGCTGTAAAATGAGAGGCTTGGTCTAAATCCTGTGTGTGCTCAGTCTCCAGAGgttgccccaccccacccctttctGCCAGGCCAACTCCAAAGGGCTGAGTGAGCCCAGGGCACATGGCACAACTGGGCCCACATGTGCTCTTTGGTTAGTTTTTTTTATTGTGGCTGACTCATATTCTTGTAGCAATACAGGTTTGCCCTAGCTCTGTTTCGCACTGTGGGTAAACAATCCTCATTCCCTTTCCTGGACCTGCTGCTGCAGTTCAGTGCTTTTCAGGTACTACGTGCACCTGCTCTGATACTGGGGCAGCCCCAGCAGGTGTTCACAGGTCTGttaaatgatcttttaaaatgaCTCCTTGGGTTCATCGCTTGTAAGCAAAAAAGATTTAGAATTGATTCCTCTTTGTCCTTACTCTGCTTTCTCTGTCAGTAAAGGGAACCTCCACATAGATTTGATTTGGTGGTATAAAAAGGTGGCTGCCTTGCCATCTTTTTTTAAGTGAAATCATAACTGGCTTCCCTCAAATCCATTCCTAAGTGGTCTAAAAACTGAGTTAGCATGCTTTCAGTAGCTTGAGAAATGGACTTGAAATAATGGACAATTAGAAACAATATACCTGTTTAAAAAAGATAGCAGCTGTTGTACAGAAAAGCTGCTGTATGCACTTCCATAATTGAGCTCATTCTGCAGTGTGGTGAGGTAACTCTGAGAAAGCAGTCAGTAACACATTTTACATAGTTGTCATTGTGATAGATTTCTTAAATGTCTGGCATGTAATTCCACTGAAAAGAgctagcttttttaaaaaataacagaagtgATGTCATTTGTAAATGTTCTTAACTCTTCAGTTGACTAAATCAAATCAACTCTGCATTCAAAACTCCTAATTCATATtttacctatatttaaaaaaaacaaagaaaaaaacaaaaacagcttcTAAACTTTTTACTGAAATACAACTTACAAATAAGGTGTACATCATAACTTATTACGGAGCTTGATGGATTTTCAGAAAGTGAACATAATCACGGTTTCTTCATTTAAAGGCCACACCCCCAGAAGCCCTGCCTGTGCCCCCTTCCAGTCTGAACacttccccctctctccccctcactCCACAAGGGGTAACCGTTATCCTGCCCTCCAACAGCATATGTTAGCTTGGGCTGATTGTGTGTGGTACACAAATGGTATCAGGCAGAACAGCACTTCGATGTCTGACTTCTTGTAGTCAGCATTGTTTGCCAGGTTCCTTCATTTCAATGCATTTAGTTATAGATTGTTTATTCTCATTAtggatagtattccattgtttattCCACAGTTCATCTATTTGTATTAGAACCGGTCTTTCAAAACAGTTTGATATCTTAGAGCAATAGCTAGCTACTGCCATAATTCTAAATagaatttgtttttccttcctagGCATAAAACACGAATGTCAAGCAAATGGGCCAGAAGACCTCAATCGGGCTTGTATTGCTGAGAAGCTAGGTGGATCCTTAATTGTAGCTTTTGAAGGATGCCCAGTGTAGATCGTCATTCAGTGCCACAAATCAAAAGCTTCCATGTTTAATGTTATCTTCTTGCTATATAAGTAAAGCAAATATACTTAGGCCAGGGTCTCACTGGGGAGAGCTGTCTTGTCATCTTCTAGAGCAAACTAAATATTCTATAAACATGTGCAAATGGCcctaaataaatctaaaatctgAAGTTTCATTGGTGTGAAATTAAATTCTTATTGGCCAAATTCCCA is a genomic window containing:
- the DSTN gene encoding destrin; its protein translation is MASGVQVADEVCRIFYDMKVRKCSTPEEIKKRKKAVIFCLSADKKCIIVEEGKEILVGDVGVTITDPFKHFVGMLPEKDCRYALYDASFETKESRKEELMFFLWAPELAPLKSKMIYASSKDAIKKKFQGIKHECQANGPEDLNRACIAEKLGGSLIVAFEGCPV